Proteins encoded by one window of Cyclobacteriaceae bacterium:
- a CDS encoding 30S ribosomal protein THX: MALDFVISNTLLILASQKFTSMGKGDKKSKQGKRWRGSYGVSRNKKSIKARLKRASSKKVGKPKDESKAEKPKKTARKKAE; the protein is encoded by the coding sequence TTGGCCTTGGATTTTGTAATTTCAAACACGCTTCTTATACTTGCCTCACAAAAGTTTACGTCAATGGGTAAAGGCGATAAGAAATCGAAACAAGGAAAACGCTGGAGAGGCTCATACGGTGTATCCCGTAATAAAAAATCGATCAAGGCACGTTTGAAGCGCGCCAGTTCGAAGAAAGTTGGTAAACCTAAGGATGAATCAAAGGCTGAAAAGCCTAAAAAGACAGCACGTAAAAAGGCTGAATAG
- a CDS encoding anthranilate synthase component I family protein, translated as MKIELNVFTKKLLADTLTPVNIYLKLRDVFAGSILLESSDYHGHENSLSLICCDPIASFEVDQNKIKITQPDGKTKTETITERAQVLTALEKFRSSFSIKQNGTKATPGSGLFGFMAYDAVRYFEDVDVTQREYQVPDIVYKLYRYVIVVDHFSNELTLTEHRADEEGSTLSRIEKLIYSNRFSTYSFKKVNGETSNLDDNAFMASVEKGIEHCNRGDVFQIVLSRRFTTSFKGDEFNVYRALRSINPSPYLFYFDYGNFKLFGSSPEAQLKVSKNQASIFPIAGTFRRTGDDQKDATLANQLAEDEKENAEHIMLVDLARNDMSRHAHDVNVAVFKEIQYYSHVIHLVSEVTGKLNNQTETVNMAAATFPAGTLSGAPKHKALTLIDKYENISRGFYGGAIGFLGFNGDFNHAIMIRTFLSKDNELIYQAGAGVVSKSNPESELNEVNNKLGALRKAILMAEEI; from the coding sequence ATGAAAATTGAACTGAACGTATTTACAAAAAAGTTATTGGCCGATACCCTCACACCGGTTAACATCTACCTCAAACTGCGGGATGTGTTTGCTGGAAGTATTCTGTTGGAAAGCTCCGACTACCACGGGCATGAAAACAGCTTGTCGTTAATTTGCTGCGACCCGATTGCCTCGTTTGAGGTGGATCAGAATAAAATAAAGATTACTCAACCTGACGGAAAAACCAAAACAGAAACGATCACTGAGCGAGCTCAGGTATTAACGGCACTCGAAAAATTCCGATCTTCTTTCTCCATCAAACAAAATGGAACGAAAGCCACCCCCGGAAGCGGATTGTTTGGTTTTATGGCCTATGATGCGGTTCGGTATTTCGAAGATGTGGATGTTACGCAACGAGAATATCAGGTTCCGGATATTGTCTACAAGCTTTACCGATATGTAATTGTAGTCGATCATTTTTCAAATGAGTTAACCCTTACCGAACATCGGGCCGATGAAGAGGGGAGTACACTTTCGCGGATCGAAAAGCTGATTTACAGTAACCGGTTCTCAACCTATTCTTTCAAAAAAGTGAATGGAGAAACCTCCAACCTGGACGATAACGCGTTCATGGCATCCGTAGAAAAAGGCATTGAACATTGTAACCGGGGTGATGTTTTTCAAATTGTGCTTTCCAGAAGATTTACAACCTCGTTTAAAGGCGATGAATTCAATGTGTACCGTGCGTTACGGTCTATCAACCCATCTCCATACCTGTTTTATTTCGATTATGGTAATTTCAAGTTGTTTGGCTCATCACCGGAGGCGCAATTGAAGGTGAGTAAAAATCAGGCGAGCATTTTTCCGATTGCTGGAACCTTCCGCAGAACGGGCGATGACCAGAAAGATGCAACGCTGGCGAATCAACTTGCTGAAGATGAAAAGGAAAATGCCGAACACATTATGCTGGTTGATCTTGCCCGTAACGACATGAGTCGCCATGCGCATGATGTGAATGTAGCGGTGTTCAAAGAGATACAGTATTATTCGCATGTCATTCACCTCGTTTCAGAAGTAACAGGGAAACTCAACAATCAAACAGAGACTGTAAATATGGCGGCTGCAACTTTTCCTGCGGGCACGTTGTCAGGTGCGCCCAAGCACAAGGCACTTACGTTGATCGATAAATATGAAAATATTAGCCGTGGGTTTTATGGTGGTGCCATCGGCTTTCTCGGTTTTAATGGCGATTTTAACCATGCGATTATGATCCGTACGTTTTTGAGTAAGGATAATGAGCTGATCTATCAAGCCGGGGCAGGTGTGGTTTCCAAATCAAATCCTGAAAGTGAATTAAACGAAGTAAACAATAAGCTTGGTGCATTGCGCAAAGCAATTTTAATGGCTGAAGAAATCTGA
- a CDS encoding aminodeoxychorismate/anthranilate synthase component II, giving the protein MKILILDNYDSFTYNLVHIVRELNYDYDVYRNDKIALEEVGKYDKILLSPGPGIPDEAGIMKALIRTYSTTKSILGICLGHQGIAEVFGASLFNIPKVLHGVTSQTSVTDEGEVLFKDLPTTFQVCHYHSWAVSPESLTPDLIVTARNTEGMIMGVRHKKYDVRGLQFHPESIMTPEGPRMMANWLKN; this is encoded by the coding sequence ATGAAAATTCTGATTCTCGATAACTACGATTCATTTACCTACAACCTCGTGCACATTGTACGCGAACTGAATTACGACTACGATGTATACCGCAATGATAAAATTGCACTTGAAGAAGTTGGCAAGTACGATAAGATCTTATTGTCGCCAGGCCCGGGCATTCCGGATGAAGCAGGAATTATGAAGGCACTTATCAGGACTTACTCGACAACCAAGAGTATTCTGGGGATTTGCCTCGGGCATCAGGGTATTGCTGAAGTGTTTGGTGCTTCGCTGTTTAATATTCCTAAGGTGTTGCATGGGGTTACATCACAGACTTCAGTGACGGATGAAGGTGAAGTTCTTTTTAAAGATTTACCAACAACCTTTCAGGTGTGTCATTATCACTCATGGGCCGTGTCACCTGAATCGTTGACACCTGACTTGATAGTTACCGCCCGAAACACGGAAGGTATGATCATGGGTGTTCGTCATAAAAAATATGATGTGCGTGGACTGCAGTTTCATCCGGAGTCGATTATGACACCGGAAGGACCGAGGATGATGGCAAACTGGTTAAAGAATTGA
- the trpD gene encoding anthranilate phosphoribosyltransferase encodes MKHVLNELIDHQSLTKQEARQVLIELASGKYNPSQMSSFMTVYMMRNITVEELEGFRDAMLELCIPVRVDRPVMDVCGTGGDGKNTFNISTLSSFVVAAAGQPVAKHGNYGVSSACGSSNVLEYFGYQFTNDVDELKRSLDRANICFMHAPLFHPAMKNVAPIRKELGVKTFFNMLGPMVNPAFPSRQLVGVFSLELARQYGYLYQDTDKDFVILHGLDGYDEISLTGAFKYFFNKGERIATPDDLGLPQVKYADIAGGNTVEESAKIFLSILEGKGTKQQNAAVIANAAMALFCADQDAGIELAVAKANEALTSGKAYEVFKKLLNT; translated from the coding sequence ATGAAACACGTATTAAATGAATTAATCGACCATCAATCCCTGACCAAGCAGGAAGCCCGGCAAGTGCTGATAGAGTTGGCCTCAGGAAAATACAATCCGAGTCAGATGTCGTCCTTCATGACGGTGTACATGATGCGGAATATTACCGTGGAGGAGTTGGAGGGCTTCCGTGATGCGATGCTGGAGTTGTGTATTCCCGTGCGGGTTGACAGGCCCGTAATGGATGTATGCGGAACGGGCGGTGACGGGAAGAATACCTTTAACATCTCTACGCTTTCTTCTTTTGTAGTGGCAGCAGCCGGTCAGCCCGTAGCCAAGCACGGCAACTATGGCGTGTCCTCTGCGTGTGGTTCTTCTAATGTGCTGGAATATTTTGGATATCAGTTTACCAACGATGTAGATGAATTAAAGCGGAGCCTTGACCGTGCCAATATTTGTTTCATGCACGCACCGTTGTTTCATCCCGCCATGAAAAATGTAGCACCCATCCGAAAGGAGTTGGGTGTAAAAACATTTTTCAACATGCTGGGCCCGATGGTGAATCCTGCGTTTCCATCGCGACAGTTGGTAGGTGTGTTTAGTCTGGAACTGGCGCGCCAATATGGATATTTGTATCAGGATACTGATAAGGACTTTGTTATTCTGCATGGATTGGATGGCTATGATGAAATTTCATTGACAGGTGCTTTTAAGTATTTCTTCAACAAAGGTGAGCGGATCGCCACTCCTGATGATCTGGGATTGCCGCAGGTAAAATATGCGGATATAGCCGGTGGAAATACGGTAGAGGAATCGGCAAAAATTTTTCTGAGCATTCTGGAAGGAAAGGGGACTAAACAACAAAACGCGGCCGTAATCGCCAACGCAGCTATGGCGTTGTTTTGTGCAGATCAGGATGCAGGCATTGAACTTGCGGTAGCCAAAGCCAACGAAGCGCTTACTTCAGGAAAAGCATATGAAGTTTTTAAAAAATTACTGAACACGTGA
- the trpC gene encoding indole-3-glycerol phosphate synthase TrpC, whose amino-acid sequence MNILEKITAHKRKEVAIQKEKVPFAVLEKEVSFSRTCISLVQRLKQPGASGIIAEIKRKSPSQGIIHPNVLVDEIALGYAAAGCSGLSVLTDFEFFGGTSDDLVAARKVVDVPVLRKDFIVDEYQITEAKAIGADVILLIAACLEPEKIKWFTSVAHGLGLEVLLEVHDEAELMSNLDSGADLLGVNNRNLKTFEVSVDVSRRLAEKIPSSFVKISESGIDQVNTVLELREYGYEGFLMGQNFMKHERPEVACRKFVEELRAGK is encoded by the coding sequence GTGAATATTCTTGAAAAAATAACCGCGCATAAGCGAAAGGAAGTTGCCATACAAAAGGAGAAAGTTCCTTTTGCGGTGCTGGAGAAGGAAGTTAGTTTTTCACGAACGTGTATTTCGTTGGTACAGCGTTTAAAACAACCTGGTGCTTCCGGCATCATTGCTGAGATCAAGCGGAAGTCGCCATCACAAGGTATAATTCATCCGAATGTGTTGGTGGATGAGATTGCCTTGGGATATGCAGCTGCCGGATGTTCAGGGCTATCTGTGCTAACCGATTTTGAATTTTTTGGTGGAACTTCGGATGATTTAGTTGCTGCCCGAAAAGTGGTTGATGTGCCGGTGCTGCGAAAAGATTTTATCGTGGATGAATATCAAATTACAGAGGCCAAAGCTATCGGGGCTGATGTGATCCTGCTGATTGCTGCTTGTCTGGAACCCGAGAAAATTAAATGGTTCACGTCTGTTGCACACGGATTGGGGTTAGAGGTTTTATTGGAGGTCCATGATGAAGCCGAGTTGATGAGCAACCTGGACTCAGGTGCTGATTTATTGGGCGTTAACAACAGGAATCTGAAAACGTTTGAAGTGTCGGTTGATGTATCACGTAGGCTGGCTGAGAAAATTCCTTCTTCTTTTGTTAAAATTTCGGAAAGTGGAATTGATCAGGTGAACACGGTGCTTGAACTTAGAGAATATGGATACGAAGGTTTTTTAATGGGACAAAATTTTATGAAGCATGAAAGGCCGGAGGTGGCGTGTAGGAAGTTTGTTGAGGAGTTGAGGGCAGGTAAGTGA
- a CDS encoding phosphoribosylanthranilate isomerase: MVKLKICGMRDESNIQEVGKLLPDYMGFIFYPPSPRYVGDDFQLPADLNPSINRVGVFVNERVDRIIELCSKHNLSHVQLHGDEPVAVCEQLKVEGLKMIKVFRIGSDFDFSVTRPYKEVVDYFLFDAKGKHYGGNAQVFDWSILEGCDQEIPFFLSGGLTVENIQYVQRLKQMNLHALDLNSGVEDSPGVKNVLRIKEAVRQIRKL, translated from the coding sequence ATGGTCAAGTTGAAGATTTGTGGCATGAGAGATGAGTCCAATATTCAGGAAGTCGGAAAACTGCTTCCGGATTATATGGGGTTTATATTTTATCCACCATCACCACGGTATGTGGGTGATGATTTTCAGCTGCCTGCTGATTTGAATCCATCGATTAATCGGGTGGGGGTTTTTGTGAATGAACGAGTGGATCGGATAATTGAGTTATGTTCGAAGCATAATCTTTCACATGTGCAGCTTCATGGCGATGAACCAGTGGCGGTCTGTGAGCAATTGAAGGTTGAGGGATTAAAGATGATTAAGGTTTTTAGGATTGGATCAGATTTTGATTTTTCAGTCACACGGCCTTACAAGGAAGTTGTAGATTATTTTCTATTTGATGCAAAGGGAAAACACTACGGTGGCAATGCACAGGTATTCGATTGGTCGATACTGGAAGGGTGCGATCAGGAAATTCCGTTTTTTTTAAGCGGAGGGTTAACGGTCGAGAACATTCAGTACGTTCAACGGTTGAAACAGATGAACCTGCATGCGCTTGACTTAAACAGTGGGGTCGAGGATTCTCCGGGTGTTAAGAATGTTTTACGGATTAAAGAAGCTGTTAGGCAAATTAGAAAACTATAA
- the trpB gene encoding tryptophan synthase subunit beta gives MNYHVDEKGYFGNFGGAYIPEMLYPNIEELRENYLSIIQHDSFQQEFHQLLRDYVGRPTPLYFAARLSEQYRAKIYLKREDLCHTGAHKINNTIGQILLAKRLGKQKIIAETGAGQHGVATATVCALMGMECIVYMGQLDMERQRPNVERMRILGTKVVPATSGNMTLKDATNEAMRHWINHPTDTHYIIGSVVGPHPYPDMVARFQSVISEEMKKQLLEKEGNPYPDYVLACVGGGSNAAGAFYHFLNDEHVHLIGIEAAGHGLTSGESAATTVLGKQGVLHGSKTLLMQTEDGQVEEPYSISAGLDYPGIGPQHAHLFETGRVQFLSATDDEAMKAGIELSRTEGIIPAIETAHAIAVLSKMEFNPDDVVVVNLSGRGDKDLETYIRWGKY, from the coding sequence ATGAATTACCACGTTGATGAAAAAGGATATTTCGGAAATTTTGGCGGAGCCTACATTCCCGAAATGCTGTATCCAAACATTGAAGAACTTCGGGAGAATTACCTGAGCATCATTCAGCATGATTCTTTTCAGCAAGAGTTTCATCAGCTACTTCGGGATTACGTTGGCCGCCCCACTCCGTTATATTTTGCTGCCCGCCTATCGGAACAATACCGTGCAAAAATTTACCTGAAGCGCGAAGACCTGTGCCATACCGGTGCGCATAAGATTAACAATACCATTGGTCAGATATTATTAGCCAAGCGTTTAGGTAAGCAAAAGATCATTGCTGAGACCGGTGCTGGTCAGCATGGTGTGGCCACCGCTACCGTGTGTGCCTTGATGGGCATGGAATGCATTGTGTATATGGGTCAACTGGATATGGAACGCCAACGACCCAATGTAGAACGCATGCGCATCCTCGGTACAAAAGTAGTTCCGGCCACTTCGGGTAACATGACGCTGAAAGACGCTACCAACGAAGCCATGCGCCACTGGATTAACCATCCAACCGATACACACTATATTATAGGGTCGGTTGTTGGCCCTCATCCATATCCCGATATGGTGGCTCGCTTTCAATCGGTTATCAGTGAGGAGATGAAAAAGCAATTGCTGGAAAAGGAAGGTAATCCGTATCCGGATTATGTATTGGCCTGTGTAGGTGGCGGGTCAAATGCTGCGGGCGCTTTCTATCATTTTCTTAACGATGAACATGTACATTTGATTGGTATCGAAGCTGCCGGTCATGGATTAACCTCCGGTGAGTCTGCGGCAACGACTGTGTTAGGTAAACAGGGTGTGTTGCATGGAAGTAAAACGTTATTGATGCAAACCGAAGATGGCCAGGTGGAAGAGCCGTACTCCATCTCTGCCGGTCTCGATTACCCGGGTATTGGTCCGCAACACGCACATTTGTTTGAAACCGGTCGTGTGCAGTTCCTAAGTGCCACGGATGATGAGGCCATGAAGGCTGGCATTGAATTGAGTCGCACGGAAGGCATTATTCCGGCTATCGAAACGGCACATGCCATTGCGGTATTGAGTAAAATGGAATTTAATCCGGATGATGTGGTGGTTGTAAATCTATCCGGAAGGGGAGATAAGGATTTGGAGACATATATTCGGTGGGGGAAGTATTAG